From a region of the Danaus plexippus chromosome 8, MEX_DaPlex, whole genome shotgun sequence genome:
- the LOC116776518 gene encoding probable cytochrome P450 9f2 yields the protein MAIEINNSRSLLLRNVSRMGYVVAVQTKMITEIVVFLLTSLIVYFIYIHKSIHKYFDDRGIKYLPGVPFFGNNLRSSFLKVHVLEDLEAVYKAFPEERYVGYIEGTTKIIIIRDPEVMRNITVKDFQHFTDHKTFVSEDSEPLFGRSLFFMKGERWHSMRTTLSPAFTSSKMKLMMPFMSEISTNIVEYLKGHVNEDVDVQDLMRRYTNDVIASAAFGLPVNSVKDRDNEFFTIGRDLFSFTFFQKIYAILVALFPNFMKKLGITVFPKKVINFFKGIVVNTMQNREKNNIHRPDMIQLLMEASKGILKDESDTNGNKSQNNEASKQKPIKEWSVEELSSQVFIFFAAGYESSASTLVMCVHELALNPDVQEKLYQEIKEYKEKHGEITFEHIHNLKYLDCVLSETSRKWSTVLVLDRTCTLPYELPPPREGLKPVQVKPGDIVYNMVICIHKDPNHHPNPEKFDPERFSDENKHKIKPFTYMPFGMGPRNCIGIRFAQLELKILIFDIVSNYKIVKCTKTMDPVVLKPHAFNLQPRDGSIVRFVPRHDN from the exons ATGgccattgaaataaataattcaaggtCGCTATTATTACGAAACGTCTCGCGAATGGGATACGTTGTAGCAGTTCAAACCAAAATGATCACCGAAATTGTTGTGTTTCTACTGACTTCTctcatagtatattttatttatatacacaaaagCATTCATAAGTATTTCGATGATCGcggcataaaatatttacccgGTGTTCCTTTTTTTGGCAATAATTTAAGAAGCTCGTTTCTAAAAGTCCATGTTTTGGAAGACCTTGAAGCTGTATACAAAGCCTTCCCAGAGGAAAG ATATGTGGGCTACATCGAAGGCACGactaagataataattattagagaTCCTGAGGTCATGAGAAATATCACAGTAAAGGATTTTCAACATTTCACTGATCATAAGACTTTCGTCTCGGAAGATTCTGAGCCTCTCTTTGGACGAAGCCTTTTCTTTATGAAAG gTGAGAGATGGCACAGTATGCGAACAACCCTTAGCCCAGCGTTCACCAGCTCCAAGATGAAGCTAATGATGCCGTTCATGAGCGAAATCAGTACCAACATTGTAGAATATCTAAAAG GTCACGTAAATGAAGACGTCGATGTTCAAGACCTGATGCGACGATACACGAATGACGTCATTGCGTCGGCTGCCTTCGGTCTTCCGGTGAATTCAGTTAAGGATCGAGACAATGAATTTTTCACCATCGGCAGagatcttttttcttttactttctTCCAAAAAATTTATGCGATACTTGTAGCCTTGTTTCCTAACTTTATGAAG AAACTGGGTATCACGGTATTtccaaaaaaagttataaacttCTTTAAAGGAATAGTTGTAAACACGATGCAAAATagagaaaaaaacaatattcacaGACCTGACATGATACAATTACTGATGGAAGCTTCTAAAg gTATATTGAAAGATGAGAGTGATACAAACGgaaataaatcacaaaataaCGAAGCATCCAAACAAAAACCTATAAAAG aATGGTCAGTGGAAGAGCTTTCTAGCCAAGTTTTCATATTCTTTGCCGCTGGATATGAAAGCTCGGCATCAACTTTGGTCATGTGCGTTCATGAATTGGCCCTGAACCCCGATGTCCAAGAGAAGTTGTATCAAGAGATCAAAGAGTACAAAGAGAAACACGGAGAAATTACCTTCGAGCATATACACAATCTAAAATATCTAGATTGCGTTTTAAGTG agaCTTCCAGAAAATGGTCAACCGTTTTGGTTTTGGATAGAACCTGCACTCTTCCTTATGAACTTCCTCCACCCAGAGAAGGTTTAAAGCCTGTGCAA GTAAAGCCTGGAGATATTGTTTACAACATGGTAATATGTATCCACAAGGACCCCAATCACCATCCCAACCCTGAAAAGTTTGATCCCGAAAGATTTTCCGATGAGAACAAGCATAAAATCAAACCATTTACATATATGCCTTTTGGCATGGGTCCGCGGAACTGCATTG gGATAAGATTCGCGCAACTGGAACTTAAAATTCTGATCTTTGACATTGTGTCAAACTACAAGATCGTCAAATGCACGAAAACTATGGACCCTGTGGTTTTGAAACCGCACGCTTTTAATTTACAACCAAGAGATGGCTCGATTGTCCGATTTGTGCCCAGACATGATAATTGA